Sequence from the Bos javanicus breed banteng chromosome 11, ARS-OSU_banteng_1.0, whole genome shotgun sequence genome:
ATATAGCTTCTGGGTCCAGGGCCAGACTGGGGGCTCCATCtgctggggcggggggaggggggagtgcGGCTGTGGCGGGTTAGGAGGGTATCCAAGCTTGGAGCTTTGGTCCATTGCTTTTGAAATATCTTCTTCTGACATCTCCCATGGAAGGGGATAAATCTGAGTACCCCAGGGTGAAGGTAGTGATGCTGAGCAGGGTGGGGGAgccaaggagagggagggagggaaagtgaAACTATGGTTCTGGTGATGATGCCTCCACTTGTTAAGTATTCACACAGAGCTAAGTACATCCCACTTTCCAGCTCATTTAAAAAGCCTAGGTAAGGAtccccagccctccccactcCACTTGGGGGCACCTCTCCACCCGCCAAGTCCCACAAGCCTCCCGTCTCACCTCATCGGGCTGATCTCCCAACTTGTCCATCAGATGTTGCATTATCATCCGACAAGGACCACAGAGTAGGCCCAGCTCTTCTCCTTGGAGCAGCAGGTCACCCTATCAGGAAAGGAAGCCCATTAGGGTGGTCTCTCAGACACCCCAACTTCATAAGGGCTCCAGGAAGGGTCCCCTGGGTGCTTTCAAGCCAGTAGGATGATCCATGATCTGTCTGTCCATATGAGGACCTGAGCCAGACTGGCTGGCCCCTGCCCATCTCTCTGCCTGTCTTCGAGGGGCTGAGAGACCCCACGACCTGCCCCCACACCCACAGCACCGGTCCCAGCCCAGCATCTGCCCCTCTGCTGTTCTACCATCAGACAAGGAGGAGGCTCTTGGGGAGGGCccagccaccagggtagcccccaCCCCACAGTCAGGTACCAGTGTGAACAAAACCAGCATCTTcagctcccagccctgcctccccaccccctgacCAGTTCAGTCTCCAGACCCTCACACCTGGCACTGcccagggaggagaggaaggagagggatgatgggggggtgggggggggcgggtagCAGGTGGGGGGTATCCCCGTGTACCTGGGGATCCTCCGGGTCCAGGCCCTGGCACAACTCATCTCCGTCACACAGATGGGCCGTCGCCTGGTCATGGCTCTCAGGAGTCAGACGGGAAAAAGCCAGTCCTGGGGAAGAAACAGCATGAGCAGCCCTCCACAGAAAGATGGAGAGGAGAAGTCAGTGCTTCTGGCTGGGGAGAGCCCAGGAGGCAGCTGGCACCCAGGACGGGGAGGCGGCCTTGTGAGGGGTCCTGGGTGCCtcctgccctgctctgccctggggCTGCTCTGACCCATGCCAGGTGCCCTTGGAGCTCATGCTCAGGTCCATCAAATCTGAGAaagcagggctgggaggaggagccaTCGGGATCTATCCCAAGGGGAATGTCCTCACCCGGGGCGACCAGGAGCACCGAGGCGATGAGCAGGACAGCCCAGGAGGTCATGTTGAGGCAGCTGCCCAGGCTCCCTCCACAGGCTGTTTTATAGAGGCTGCGAACCTGGCAGGGTCCTCTTCCTATTTTTGGCGACCTCCCGTGTCTCTGAGTTTACCACAAACACCGGTACTGGTCTGTGGAGAAGTGGGAGGAGGAGTGCACCTCAGAGCTTCCACACACCGCTctccaccctgccctgcccagcacTAGAACTTTCTGAACTGAGCTGGGTGTTGATGGAGAGCATTGGCCGCCATGATGCCCATCCTACCCTGATGTGGTAACGGGAAGAGAAGTCCCCACTACCGAGGGGTTGGGTAGGGCCCTTGGCCAAGTGAGCATCCATGCCCCCTGCCTCatctcttcctcccaccccagagGTCTGGGCTGGTGTCACTAAGTCATCCTTCTcctcatctcttgggtctccttccAGCCATTTAAGCCAGTGTAGCACTACCTGATTCAGATGTAGAAAAAGGTGCCCTCAGGGTAGATCCTGAagctcctcctcccagccctggatTCTCCAGCTTCATGGACCCTGATCATGAGCTCTATGGGCACCCTGGGTCCCCTAGACCCACACCAGCCTTCTCACCATCATCAAGGAGGCCCGGCCTTTCCCTCAGAGCTGGGTTCAGCCCAGCCTGGCAGTGACCTGGCCGATGGGCAGAGAGAGCCGGTGGGAAGGACAGGAGCCCCAGCCAGGGTCTGGTCCCAACTTCTGGGTGTCTGAATAGTCATCTGTGTCATAAAGGTCATTGGCCTTCATCTGTCAGAAAAATTGAATAGTAGATACAAATAATTTCTTAGTATCcatatgtcccaaatattgcgtGGGATATACTTACACTGGAAAGTATTtgttgtttacctgaaattcCAAATAAACAGCATTCCATAGTTTGTCTGGCCCCTTGAATCCTTTCTGGTTTATTACCCAAATCCCAGGGTAGCAGACACACTCACACTAACTCATGTCACACACTTACACACGGTTACATGAACTCAGGGACATACACTCTCCAAAGCACTGACAAATTCACACACACTCATAGCCACTCACACTTCCagatacccacacacacatactcacacattaATTCACAACCACATACTTTCATATACTCATAAATTCACACATAAACACACCACCTTTATTCTTGCCCATTGTGGAAGTCAGTGAATGCCACACTAAGGAGCAAGGAATTGAAGCATTTTTAAGCACTTtggctcttttatttttattgaaataaattttaattagatAAGtaagaaacaataaattaaacCACTTATAAGTTCACCAAACAGATTTACAGAAATATTGACAGATGACAACTAGACTCatagtggttttcatttttaaatttatagaaatattgaTTCTCTATGGTGTGTACGTAGTGTTGTCGGTCAATTATACTTAAAAACAAACTCTTGGAAAAAAGAGATTGGATTAATGGTTACCAGAGGCTGGGGTGGAAGGTTAAGGGGTAGGATTGGATGAAGGTGGTGGTCacaaggtacaaacttccagttaagaTAAGTaaatactagggatgtaatgtataaCATGAAAAAGATAATGAACACtgctattatatttatttttacattatatttattacattataaatgaaaattgtaaagaaagtaAATCCTAAGAGCTCGCATTACAAGGAAAACTTTTTGTGTACTTAATGTTGATTTCTATGAGATGATGATTGTTCACTAAATCCACTGTaatcatcatttcatgatgaatgtaagtcaaatcattatgttgtacaccttaaaagTATATAATGCAGCATGTCTGATATCTCAATACAttggaaattaattaattattaaaaatttacataaatatccatttatgcctttcaatgaatatatttataaacaagtatatgtttatataaagttatatatcataaaaaatgttttggaacagctttttaaatttaacaagATGTCATGAACATCATCCCAGTCAATAAATTTAGATTTCCTTCATCATTTCCATTGGTTTCCTCATATTCTATTTGAGGGGTGAACTCTAACTGGAGTCCTCAATTCTGGGACTCATGAGGCTTCTACTTGCAGGGCAGAGGTCGGGAGAGCCCAGCAACAGCTTGTGCAGTAGTCTGGGTGAGTGACGCGAATGCCTTCTTGAGACTGGTTGCCTCATAATCCCAAGATGACTACTGAGGCCCTCCAGGCCCTAGGGCCCCGCCCCAGGTGGAAAACTGAGAAGAATGAAGCAGGAAAGGGAggtacttatatatatttttaaaaagcaaatatttcccAGAGACCTTCAGCTTGTCTCATCAGTACGCCCAGGGGGTACTCGCAACTGTGAAGGGCTATACAGAAGGAAGCCTTTGGCTGGACTTTGAACCAAACTGAGATTCTGCCGGGAAGGACAGATGAGAAGTCAGGGGATCAGGTAGGCAACAGCTGTATCAGCTACAGAAGAACTTCTTGCTAAACAGTGTTTTGAAGGAAAAATTGATGGCATTTTGTAACTAATCAGATacaagagacagaggagacaggaggcaagagttttatagtatttgaAGGCTGAGGGGCCAGTGGTGAAGCAGGAAAATTAGGAAGTGGAGCTTGTGTGTGAAAGCTGAGTTTGAGGTGTTGCATTTGTGTGGTCTGCTTGAGGGCAGGGCTGCCTCTGCTGTCACATCCGCCCTTGATTACTAGAACTATCCTGAGACCAGATAGTCAGCTAAGGGTTCGCCTCCTGTAAGGAAACCAGGACTCAGAGAGGTCCAGTGAATgctccaaggacacacagctcaaACCACATATGTCTGGGGATTTGAACTCAGACTCCAAAATCCAAGTTCGTCCCCACTCCACATTGGCCCTATCTCTAGGTCTCTAGGCCAAAGTTGCTTGCCATCTGGCCGCCAGGTCAGGCGCTGTCCCCGCTCCCCTCCACAAGCCTCCTCTTTCCTAACCACGTGAAGATACCATGGTGTACATGTGGAGACCACATTAGTGAAGAGGAAAAAGCCCAAGAAGGTGACTCATGTCCTTCTTTACCGTATTCAGTAAATACACATATcagtaaatacacacatatacaaatatcttTGCGGAATTCAGTAAGATCAGATATTCCAGCAAGCCCTTTTCTGGGGTGCTAAGGGGTATGGACAAGGGGCCCTGGGGTCCCACATGACAAGAACCTAGCACAAGTCCACAAGTCCTATCCGTTTGTGGTCATGGGGTCCCATGGACCGGCCCATTGCAAGTCAATCTTCTTCAAGAAATCTTTGCTTTCCCCAGTGTCATGAAGATATCCTCTTGTTtcttctagcagttttatagttttctacacgTAGGTCTGCGATTCACCTCAAATATGCTGGGTTGAAATTCTGTTGCTTCAGatcaatttgttgaaaagattttcattttcccATTGAATTGCTTTGACATCTGGGTCAGAAATCAAATGTGGGTCTGTTCGTAGGTTCTTTATCACAGCAAGTACTgcattaataataatagcaaaacaCTCTGATTCTTTTAAACGGGCACAATATTTGAATAGTCACTTCATAAAGGAAGAAtagccaataaatatttgaaaaagtgtTAAATACCATAACTCATGAGGGAATTCTATATTAAAActaccatgaaatgatggcacCAAAATGACTACAATTAAAACAAGATCTCGCTTACGTGTggaatctgaaaatgaaacaaacaaaagaaaacaaaaaaacagaactcGTAGAAACAGAGCCCTTTTCTGGGCGTGGGGCCCGATGTGGGAAGAGGGCAAAATAGGTGAAGGTGGTAAAAAAGCACAGGCTTCCAGGTATAGAGCAAGTCCTGGGTGTGTAACATAGAGCACAGTGACTATAGTTAGTAATACTTTAtgtatatttgaaagctgctgAGACAAATCTTAAAAGTgcccatcacaagaaaaaaatcgtAACGTGGTGATGAATGACAACTAGACTTCTGGTCATAGTCTTTTTGCAATCTATATTATATCAAAGCATTATGTTGTAAACCTGAAACATATCATATgtcatatgtcaattacatctcaaattttttaaatgaataataatatgtATCGTGCAAGGATGTACTGagatattaaaaatcatattaaatatttgtCATATGTGGGGGGAGAAAAGACAAACAATACTAAGTGTTAAGAAGGATGTGGAGCAATGGGTACTTCAAAAGTTGTTGGTGAGAATACAAAATGAACACTTTAAACATAGATTGACATTGTTTCACAGAGTTAAGTATACACTAATGAAAACATATGCACATACAAAGACGATTACAAAAATGTTCACAGAAACATGACCCAGCACCTACACTCCTAGATATATActccaaaaaactgaaaac
This genomic interval carries:
- the LOC133257140 gene encoding antimicrobial peptide NK-lysin-like isoform X2, producing MTSWAVLLIASVLLVAPGLAFSRLTPESHDQATAHLCDGDELCQGLDPEDPQGDLLLQGEELGLLCGPCRMIMQHLMDKLGDQPDENTVIEVASKMCSKMRLLKGLCKSITKRFLRRIAADITAGKTSRVICEDIKMCKSKPGFI
- the LOC133257140 gene encoding antimicrobial peptide NK-lysin-like isoform X1; translation: MTSWAVLLIASVLLVAPGLAFSRLTPESHDQATAHLCDGDELCQGLDPEDPQGDLLLQGEELGLLCGPCRMIMQHLMDKLGDQPDENTVIEVASKMCSKMRLLKGLCKSITKRFLRRIAADITAGKTSRVICEDIKMCKSKPVGFI